A single genomic interval of Treponema primitia ZAS-1 harbors:
- a CDS encoding sugar ABC transporter substrate-binding protein: protein MKHFLKIGIVFFGLLSLMAFLVSLYLARDLYKSTSGDAVSPRNYHFSLYLPDNRNSFFTGIIQGAEQAAAELNAAVSIHSIDPAKNELEMASYTGIDGAIVCPYLEDALARRQLDKLGNRQIPTVIINHDVPNDQPWPFIGSNNFDVGRRIGLMAGSISEGPLRLALVYSDKAPGIYGERELVEMGLNAALGERLAAPVLGLRTNLNPLDAEELLYRLFRANPDINTIVFTDPNDTLAAAQTLVDMNLVGQVHIIGFGDDPGILENIRKGVIACSVLTNPERIGYEAVRSLWSLQQTGYTPASIDTGIKIIDGSSL, encoded by the coding sequence ATGAAACATTTTTTGAAGATTGGGATAGTTTTTTTTGGTTTACTGTCCCTGATGGCTTTTCTCGTTTCCCTCTACCTTGCCCGGGATCTTTATAAAAGTACCTCCGGTGACGCCGTTTCCCCCCGAAATTATCATTTTTCCCTTTATTTACCCGATAACCGGAATTCCTTCTTTACTGGGATTATCCAGGGGGCGGAACAGGCGGCGGCGGAGTTGAACGCGGCGGTTTCCATCCATTCTATAGATCCGGCGAAGAACGAACTGGAAATGGCCTCCTATACGGGGATTGATGGGGCCATTGTCTGTCCCTACCTGGAGGATGCCCTGGCCCGGCGGCAGCTGGATAAGCTGGGGAATCGGCAGATCCCGACGGTGATCATCAACCACGATGTTCCCAACGATCAACCCTGGCCTTTTATCGGGTCCAACAACTTCGATGTGGGCCGCAGAATCGGCCTGATGGCGGGAAGTATCAGCGAGGGGCCCCTGCGGCTTGCCCTGGTGTACAGCGATAAGGCCCCGGGAATATACGGTGAGCGGGAACTTGTAGAGATGGGGCTTAACGCGGCCCTTGGGGAACGGCTTGCCGCGCCGGTTCTGGGGCTGCGGACTAACCTGAATCCCCTGGACGCTGAGGAACTCCTCTACCGGCTCTTTCGGGCCAACCCGGATATCAATACCATCGTTTTTACGGATCCCAATGATACCCTCGCCGCCGCCCAGACCCTGGTTGATATGAACCTGGTGGGTCAGGTGCATATCATCGGCTTTGGGGACGATCCGGGAATCCTGGAAAATATCCGCAAGGGGGTTATCGCCTGCAGCGTCCTGACTAACCCGGAACGGATCGGCTATGAGGCGGTTCGTTCCCTCTGGTCCCTGCAGCAGACCGGGTATACCCCGGCGTCCATCGACACGGGGATAAAGATCATCGACGGGAGCAGCCTGTGA
- a CDS encoding sensor histidine kinase yields the protein MTLSLIRRIRNSISLQMLLSSLGVFFILVLSTAYILFSSMRLQTVSDRSFERERFITSIRKGLEDYQGPLLNYLSTRSSNALSQILIDTQALRWQLPTYMPINADQTDLKERELYSLIRSYLDLADQAMEEKRGRNISAYTRIYDEMAGLLEYINSEIGKISLERSRNQMDAYGIFIADAWSVQLWNFLFIIFVSIFATLMLLNAIGRITSPLVRLSAMAVEISAGNFDSNDIETSSVQEMDQLVQAFNRMKRDIHQYIEEIRRQENIKQEFMQERMRNMKMEGLVRHMEIYALQAQMNPHFLFNTLNTGMQLAIVEGADRTGEYMEYLAKLFRHIIRNKDIIVPLRHEIEGLNYYFYLLKVRFPKNLDLILDCDDALPDRYQVPVSILQPLVENCVIHAFKDSPAYPGESPSRQSRIRVSAALEEDRLVLRVQDNGSGMASETRENLLHPQSIDKSSLSRVMGLENVIQRLYFFYPDDPLVVDIESGKNGEGTAIIIRIDTGRKPCIEF from the coding sequence GTGACGCTGTCTTTGATACGGAGGATACGTAATTCAATCAGCCTGCAAATGCTCCTGAGCAGTTTAGGAGTGTTTTTCATCCTGGTCCTTTCTACCGCCTACATCTTGTTTTCCTCCATGCGCCTCCAGACCGTTTCGGACCGGAGTTTTGAACGGGAACGGTTTATCACCTCCATCCGGAAGGGGCTGGAGGACTACCAGGGACCGTTACTGAATTACCTTTCCACCCGTTCCTCCAATGCGCTCTCACAAATACTGATTGATACCCAGGCCCTGCGATGGCAGCTTCCCACCTATATGCCCATCAATGCGGATCAGACGGATCTTAAGGAACGGGAACTCTACTCTCTGATCCGTTCCTACCTGGATCTGGCGGATCAGGCTATGGAAGAAAAGCGGGGGCGGAATATTTCAGCCTATACCCGGATCTACGATGAGATGGCGGGGCTTCTGGAATATATCAACAGCGAGATAGGCAAAATCAGCCTTGAACGGTCCCGGAACCAGATGGATGCCTATGGAATATTTATCGCCGATGCATGGTCGGTGCAGCTTTGGAACTTCCTGTTTATCATTTTTGTTTCTATTTTTGCCACACTGATGCTGCTCAACGCTATCGGGCGGATCACCAGCCCGCTGGTCCGGCTTTCCGCCATGGCGGTGGAGATCTCTGCGGGAAATTTTGATAGTAACGACATTGAAACCAGTTCCGTCCAGGAAATGGATCAGCTGGTGCAGGCCTTTAACCGGATGAAGCGGGACATCCACCAATATATAGAAGAAATACGCCGGCAGGAAAATATCAAACAGGAGTTTATGCAGGAACGGATGCGGAATATGAAGATGGAGGGGTTGGTACGGCATATGGAGATCTATGCCCTCCAGGCTCAGATGAATCCCCATTTCCTGTTCAACACCCTGAATACGGGGATGCAGCTTGCCATCGTAGAGGGCGCGGACCGGACCGGAGAATACATGGAATACCTGGCCAAGCTTTTCAGGCATATCATCCGGAATAAGGATATCATCGTTCCCCTGCGGCACGAGATTGAGGGCCTGAACTACTACTTTTACCTGCTAAAGGTGCGGTTTCCCAAGAATCTGGATCTGATCCTGGATTGTGACGATGCCCTTCCGGATCGGTACCAGGTACCGGTGTCCATACTTCAGCCCCTGGTGGAGAACTGCGTGATCCATGCCTTTAAGGACAGCCCTGCCTATCCCGGGGAAAGTCCCTCCCGGCAATCCCGGATCAGGGTGAGCGCAGCCCTTGAGGAGGACCGGCTGGTGCTGCGGGTGCAGGATAACGGCAGCGGTATGGCAAGCGAAACCCGGGAAAATCTGCTCCATCCCCAGTCGATAGACAAGTCCTCCCTGTCCCGGGTTATGGGCCTGGAAAACGTGATCCAACGGCTGTATTTCTTCTATCCCGACGACCCATTGGTAGTAGACATTGAAAGCGGCAAAAATGGAGAGGGGACTGCCATCATTATCCGCATCGATACCGGGAGGAAACCGTGTATAGAGTTTTGA
- a CDS encoding response regulator transcription factor: MYRVLIVDDEEPVLDSYEFMLKSTADFSLAGKARTGYEALALIYELEPDLVFMDINIPGLDGLEVIGEVRKKFAPMVFILSTAYERFDLAQRAIPLGVFAYLVKPVSKKTFFSTLDTVREALENRVTEEGPQGDDEPERQFLRKTIWKEISPEDWERCRERFNLSSDKGIVLLVELDQDTELWCKKIAEQLSFRHHCRYDVMLNRGLFLILEDMGRDTLDGQVTVILRDIKLPEGSCYYGIGEVRPGQLLYQSCNGALRELQNRLNRTDMLLRERMRIIQIRHKIGIAGAEEVKKLFRSLWEEVFTYCDFTLAKAKMAALFTLLIDDCTGCYGAHSEEDPPLNPAEEILPLRGLAEWETWASDAFGRLLFRATLYRSGSFPMPLSKAIEYIHEHQTEGIQLSSVAEAAQVSSAYLSRLFSEHLKTNFVDYLTELRMEKAEKLILEGKMNVKEVAFAVGYQDPNYFSKIFKKTTGVLPTGYAAEKRGEG; the protein is encoded by the coding sequence GTGTATAGAGTTTTGATTGTGGACGATGAGGAGCCGGTATTGGACAGCTATGAATTTATGCTGAAAAGTACCGCCGACTTTAGTCTGGCAGGAAAGGCCCGTACGGGGTATGAAGCCCTGGCGCTGATCTACGAGCTTGAGCCGGATCTGGTTTTTATGGATATCAACATTCCCGGTCTGGACGGTCTTGAGGTTATCGGCGAGGTCCGCAAGAAATTTGCTCCCATGGTCTTTATCCTTTCCACCGCCTATGAACGGTTTGATTTGGCTCAGCGGGCCATACCCCTGGGGGTGTTTGCCTATCTGGTTAAACCGGTATCGAAAAAAACCTTTTTCTCTACCCTGGATACTGTTCGGGAAGCCCTGGAGAACAGGGTTACTGAAGAGGGCCCCCAGGGTGATGATGAGCCGGAAAGGCAGTTCCTGCGGAAGACCATCTGGAAGGAGATATCCCCGGAGGATTGGGAGCGGTGCCGGGAGCGGTTTAACCTGTCCTCAGATAAGGGGATAGTCCTGTTGGTGGAACTGGACCAGGATACGGAACTGTGGTGTAAAAAAATTGCCGAACAGCTTTCCTTCCGCCACCACTGCCGGTACGACGTGATGCTGAACCGCGGTCTCTTTCTGATCCTTGAGGATATGGGCCGGGATACTCTGGATGGACAGGTGACCGTAATACTGCGGGATATTAAGCTTCCGGAAGGGTCCTGTTATTACGGCATCGGCGAGGTACGGCCGGGGCAGCTCCTGTACCAGTCTTGTAACGGGGCTCTCCGGGAATTGCAGAACCGGCTGAACCGGACCGATATGCTGCTCCGGGAACGGATGCGGATTATCCAGATTCGCCATAAGATCGGTATCGCCGGGGCGGAGGAGGTAAAGAAACTGTTTAGGTCCCTCTGGGAGGAGGTCTTTACCTATTGTGATTTTACCCTGGCCAAGGCGAAGATGGCTGCCCTGTTTACGCTCCTCATCGACGATTGTACGGGGTGCTACGGCGCCCATTCGGAGGAGGACCCCCCCCTTAACCCCGCAGAGGAAATTCTGCCCCTGCGGGGATTGGCCGAATGGGAAACCTGGGCTTCCGATGCCTTTGGGAGGCTCCTGTTCCGGGCCACCCTGTACCGGTCCGGCAGTTTCCCCATGCCCCTCAGTAAAGCTATCGAGTATATCCACGAACATCAGACCGAAGGTATACAGCTCAGTTCCGTGGCCGAGGCTGCCCAGGTTTCGTCAGCTTACCTGAGCCGGCTTTTTTCGGAGCACCTTAAAACAAACTTTGTGGATTACCTTACGGAACTGCGTATGGAAAAGGCGGAGAAGCTTATCCTGGAGGGGAAGATGAATGTTAAAGAGGTTGCCTTTGCGGTGGGATATCAGGACCCAAATTACTTCAGCAAGATATTTAAGAAGACCACCGGCGTTCTGCCTACGGGATATGCGGCGGAGAAGAGGGGGGAAGGGTGA
- a CDS encoding substrate-binding domain-containing protein, whose product MKKTAGRGVLFLIALVFLSCSGRNDTSGTTPVPSLPPAAAWTGEGVPEAGGEKRVTIGLSVATATFIIERWNKDVKVFSGAAQGLGADVLVQLSAGGTREQIAQINYMANQKIDILVVITHDSEAIAGAIKQVRDAGIPVIAYDRLILGTPIDAYISFDSREVGRQFGRALKEAVPQGTYLVVNGSVHDINSFDISKGLHEILDPDITAGKIRVEREIWLEEWSFDEALETIGAIFEETTAYDAIVCGNDSIANAAIQLLSERRRAGEVVVVGQDAELISCQRVVEGLQLMTVYKPIGTLAARAARLAMAMAEKRDYPPDGMVDNQSGSMIPGYIEMPIAVNRHNMDVVIRDGFHSREDIYRNVLNGAVE is encoded by the coding sequence GTGAAAAAAACAGCGGGGCGCGGGGTTCTTTTTTTGATAGCGCTGGTGTTTCTATCCTGTTCGGGGAGGAACGATACCTCTGGGACAACGCCGGTGCCGTCCTTGCCGCCTGCGGCTGCGTGGACGGGCGAGGGCGTCCCGGAGGCGGGCGGGGAAAAGCGGGTGACCATTGGGCTCTCGGTGGCTACGGCGACTTTTATTATTGAGCGGTGGAACAAGGATGTAAAAGTATTTTCCGGGGCTGCCCAGGGACTGGGGGCGGATGTGCTGGTTCAGCTTTCCGCCGGGGGGACCCGGGAGCAGATTGCGCAGATAAACTATATGGCGAACCAGAAGATAGATATCCTGGTGGTGATTACCCACGACTCGGAGGCCATAGCCGGGGCGATCAAACAGGTCCGGGACGCGGGGATTCCGGTGATCGCCTATGACCGGCTGATCCTGGGGACCCCCATCGACGCCTACATCTCCTTTGACAGCAGGGAAGTGGGCCGTCAGTTCGGCAGAGCCCTGAAGGAAGCGGTTCCCCAGGGTACCTATCTGGTGGTAAACGGTTCGGTTCACGATATTAACAGTTTTGATATCAGCAAAGGGCTGCATGAGATCCTCGATCCGGATATTACGGCCGGCAAGATAAGGGTAGAACGGGAGATATGGCTTGAGGAGTGGAGCTTTGACGAAGCCCTGGAAACTATCGGGGCTATCTTTGAAGAAACCACCGCCTATGACGCCATTGTCTGCGGCAACGACAGTATAGCTAACGCGGCGATACAGCTCTTATCGGAACGGCGCCGGGCCGGGGAAGTGGTAGTGGTAGGCCAGGACGCGGAGCTTATCAGCTGCCAGCGGGTGGTGGAGGGACTCCAGCTTATGACGGTGTATAAGCCCATCGGGACACTTGCCGCCCGGGCTGCCCGGCTTGCCATGGCCATGGCGGAAAAGCGGGACTACCCTCCGGACGGCATGGTGGATAACCAGAGCGGTTCCATGATCCCCGGATATATCGAGATGCCCATTGCGGTGAACAGACACAATATGGATGTGGTGATACGGGACGGGTTCCACTCCCGGGAGGATATTTACCGCAATGTGCTCAACGGGGCGGTTGAGTAG
- a CDS encoding sugar ABC transporter substrate-binding protein, whose amino-acid sequence MKKICTVLIVLLAAASMAFVGCKKKESVSGTSAAPAAGGTALIGLAMPETHVLRWQKDGASLKSFAESKGYRAEVAYGDADQSQQNRQVQGFLTQGAKLLIIGNVNDGVNSVVAEAAQDKVAVIAYDRLIMGSADYDYYITFDNFKVGQFQGQGIETALNLKSATAASPKNITLFAGSPTDNNSKFFFDGAMSVLNPYVKSGVLKVVGPYPETSADAANFTRIATENWQAPIAKTRMENLLSNDARTVTLDAVLAPNDTLARAIIEACLADAKYTGSGKLPVVTGQDAEFDSALSIKNGQQYMTVFKDTTKLAEAAIILADQILKGQAPNIPGASLASGSLTSIGDTGKKVVKAYLLEPVIITKDNISVPVNAQFYTDAEAAQLK is encoded by the coding sequence ATGAAAAAGATTTGTACGGTTCTTATTGTTCTCTTAGCCGCAGCTTCCATGGCCTTTGTGGGCTGTAAAAAGAAGGAGAGCGTCAGTGGAACTTCTGCCGCTCCTGCAGCCGGTGGTACGGCCCTGATCGGTCTTGCCATGCCCGAAACCCATGTGCTGCGCTGGCAGAAAGACGGCGCGTCCCTCAAATCCTTCGCGGAATCCAAGGGTTACCGCGCGGAAGTTGCCTACGGCGATGCGGACCAGAGCCAGCAGAACCGGCAGGTCCAGGGTTTCCTGACCCAGGGCGCCAAGCTGCTCATAATCGGCAACGTCAATGACGGCGTCAATTCGGTGGTCGCCGAAGCCGCCCAGGACAAGGTTGCGGTAATCGCCTACGACCGGCTCATCATGGGCTCCGCGGATTATGATTACTACATCACCTTTGATAACTTCAAGGTCGGCCAGTTCCAGGGTCAGGGCATCGAGACCGCGCTCAACCTCAAGTCCGCCACCGCCGCCAGCCCCAAGAACATTACCCTGTTCGCCGGCTCCCCCACGGACAACAACTCCAAGTTCTTCTTTGACGGCGCCATGAGCGTCCTCAATCCCTACGTTAAGAGCGGCGTCCTCAAGGTGGTTGGTCCCTATCCCGAGACTTCCGCCGATGCGGCCAACTTTACCCGTATTGCCACCGAAAACTGGCAGGCTCCTATCGCCAAGACCCGGATGGAAAACCTCCTCAGCAACGACGCCCGGACCGTAACCCTGGACGCGGTGCTCGCCCCCAATGATACCCTGGCCCGGGCCATCATCGAAGCCTGTCTGGCGGATGCCAAATATACCGGCAGCGGTAAGCTCCCGGTAGTTACCGGTCAGGATGCGGAATTTGATTCCGCCCTGTCCATTAAGAACGGCCAGCAGTACATGACCGTGTTCAAGGATACTACCAAACTGGCGGAAGCCGCCATCATCCTGGCGGATCAGATCCTCAAGGGTCAGGCTCCTAATATCCCCGGCGCTTCCCTTGCCTCAGGCAGCCTGACCAGCATCGGCGACACGGGAAAGAAGGTGGTAAAGGCCTACCTGCTTGAACCGGTAATTATCACCAAGGATAATATTTCCGTTCCGGTGAACGCCCAGTTCTATACGGATGCCGAAGCGGCTCAGCTCAAATAG
- a CDS encoding ATP-binding cassette domain-containing protein: protein MSGEYILEIEDLTKEFPGVRALDKVNLKVKKGEIHSLCGENGAGKSTLMSVISGVYPKGSYDGKVFFKGKETNYHNVKDSEKEGLAIIHQELALSPYLSIYENIFLGHMKTRFGIIHWDQYIRESKKYLARVGLNENPATVVSKLGIGKQQLVEIARALSKQVELLILDEPTSSLNDDESAKLLDLMLEFKAQGITSVMISHKLNEVLKVADTVTVLRDGKSISSFDVKADKLTEDMIIRDMVGRDLTHRFPERKSAPGETILEVKNWTVYHPEYHTIKVVDNVSFYLRKGEILAFCGPMGAGRTELMMSVYGKSYGSRSEGEVYIKGNRVNLHSAKEAISAGLGYVSEDRKSLGLILIQDIKTNISHSSLDKISRFGVVNGQQEIEEAERYRRELRIKTPSINQLTRNLSGGNQQKVVVSRTLLADPDIFIVDEPTRGIDVGAKSEIYDILNDLVKAGKSVIMISSELPEALGMADRIYVMNEGKIKGMLMHEEATQEKIMHMALVG, encoded by the coding sequence ATGAGCGGCGAATACATACTGGAGATTGAGGATCTTACCAAGGAATTTCCCGGGGTGCGGGCCCTTGATAAGGTTAATCTGAAGGTAAAGAAGGGAGAGATCCATTCTCTCTGCGGAGAAAACGGCGCGGGGAAATCGACCCTGATGAGCGTTATCAGCGGGGTCTATCCCAAAGGTTCCTATGACGGGAAGGTTTTTTTTAAGGGTAAGGAAACTAATTACCACAACGTTAAGGACAGTGAAAAGGAAGGGCTTGCCATTATCCATCAGGAACTGGCCCTGAGTCCCTATCTGTCAATTTATGAAAATATTTTTCTTGGGCATATGAAAACCCGGTTTGGAATTATCCACTGGGATCAATATATACGTGAATCAAAAAAATATCTGGCCCGGGTGGGTCTTAACGAGAACCCCGCTACGGTGGTCAGTAAGCTGGGGATTGGCAAGCAGCAGCTGGTGGAGATTGCCCGGGCGCTTTCCAAACAGGTGGAACTCCTCATCCTGGACGAGCCCACATCATCCCTGAACGATGATGAGAGCGCCAAGCTGCTGGACCTGATGCTGGAATTCAAAGCCCAGGGCATAACTTCGGTGATGATATCCCATAAGCTGAACGAGGTCCTTAAGGTGGCCGACACGGTAACGGTACTGCGGGACGGGAAATCCATTTCGTCCTTTGATGTAAAGGCGGATAAGCTCACCGAGGACATGATCATCCGTGACATGGTGGGCAGGGATCTTACCCACCGTTTCCCGGAGCGGAAGTCCGCCCCGGGGGAAACCATACTGGAAGTGAAAAACTGGACCGTCTATCACCCGGAATACCATACCATTAAGGTTGTGGACAACGTTTCTTTTTATCTGCGGAAGGGGGAAATTCTCGCTTTCTGCGGCCCCATGGGCGCGGGGCGTACCGAGCTGATGATGAGTGTCTACGGCAAATCCTACGGTTCCCGCAGTGAAGGTGAGGTGTACATCAAGGGAAATAGGGTAAACCTGCATTCCGCCAAGGAGGCTATCAGCGCGGGGCTTGGCTATGTATCGGAGGATCGGAAGAGTCTGGGGCTCATCCTGATCCAGGATATAAAAACGAATATTTCCCACTCCAGTCTGGATAAGATTTCCCGGTTTGGGGTGGTGAACGGTCAGCAGGAAATTGAGGAGGCGGAGAGGTACCGCAGGGAACTGCGGATAAAAACTCCGTCGATAAACCAGCTTACCCGGAACCTCTCCGGCGGGAACCAGCAGAAGGTGGTGGTAAGCCGCACCCTTTTGGCGGACCCGGATATCTTTATTGTGGATGAGCCTACCCGTGGCATTGATGTGGGGGCGAAATCGGAAATCTACGATATCCTGAATGACCTGGTAAAGGCGGGTAAGAGTGTTATCATGATAAGTTCCGAACTTCCCGAAGCCCTGGGGATGGCGGATCGGATCTATGTTATGAACGAGGGAAAGATAAAGGGTATGCTTATGCATGAAGAGGCAACCCAGGAAAAAATTATGCATATGGCACTGGTAGGATAG
- a CDS encoding sugar ABC transporter permease, with product MSDEARGKTSISALIKSNIRNYSMFIILVLILIVFGFLTNWINFSSRNISYIFIQYSYVLILAVGMVQVIIIGGIDLSVGSVCAFVGAISAMVYNTGVGMPVTLLAALVMGLVIGMFQGAWIAYANIPAFIVTLAGMLLFRGLTYIITKVNPIALKDDGYKQMASGSFDIPGLEINGFHFTALIIGLLVFVLFIAAEIITRRSRIKNHFDISPAPIMLGKVVIVGVLILSLSQRFATYRGLPVVVIVLAITILVFHFMMKNTVLGRYIYAVGGNARSAKLSGINSELIVFIVFCIMGVLTGLAAVVSTGYMNSALPQAGNLFEMDAIAACYIGGVSASGGIGTVVGVIVGALVMSAINNGMSLMNLGQHYQYVVKAIILLLAVFYDVYSRRKAGLG from the coding sequence ATGAGTGATGAGGCAAGGGGAAAAACGAGTATTTCTGCGCTGATCAAGAGTAATATCAGAAACTATTCTATGTTTATCATACTGGTTCTGATCCTGATCGTTTTCGGTTTTCTGACTAACTGGATCAATTTCAGTTCCCGGAATATTTCTTATATTTTTATCCAGTACAGTTATGTGCTTATCCTGGCGGTAGGCATGGTGCAGGTTATTATCATAGGGGGCATCGATCTTTCGGTCGGTTCGGTCTGCGCCTTTGTGGGGGCTATCAGCGCCATGGTGTACAACACCGGCGTGGGGATGCCCGTAACATTGCTGGCGGCCCTGGTCATGGGACTTGTCATCGGTATGTTCCAGGGGGCCTGGATAGCCTACGCAAATATTCCGGCCTTTATCGTGACTCTGGCGGGGATGCTCCTCTTCCGGGGGCTTACCTACATCATTACCAAGGTAAACCCCATAGCCCTGAAGGACGATGGGTATAAGCAGATGGCTTCCGGGTCCTTCGATATCCCGGGGCTGGAGATCAACGGTTTCCACTTTACCGCATTAATCATAGGGCTGCTGGTTTTTGTACTCTTTATTGCTGCGGAAATCATAACCCGGCGGAGCCGGATCAAAAATCATTTTGACATTTCCCCTGCCCCTATAATGCTGGGGAAGGTTGTGATTGTCGGCGTCCTGATCCTGAGCCTGAGCCAGCGTTTCGCCACGTACCGGGGCCTTCCGGTGGTGGTGATCGTTCTGGCCATCACCATATTGGTGTTTCATTTTATGATGAAAAACACCGTCCTCGGACGGTATATCTACGCCGTTGGGGGCAATGCCCGTTCGGCAAAACTTTCGGGTATCAACTCGGAGCTGATAGTGTTTATCGTGTTCTGCATCATGGGCGTACTGACCGGTCTTGCGGCGGTGGTCTCCACGGGGTACATGAACTCCGCCCTTCCCCAGGCGGGGAACCTCTTTGAGATGGATGCCATTGCGGCCTGTTATATCGGCGGTGTTTCCGCTTCCGGCGGTATCGGAACCGTGGTGGGGGTCATCGTGGGCGCCCTGGTGATGTCCGCCATCAACAACGGTATGTCCCTGATGAACCTGGGGCAGCACTATCAGTATGTGGTTAAGGCTATCATCCTGCTCCTGGCGGTATTCTACGATGTGTATTCCCGGCGTAAGGCCGGTTTGGGTTGA